ACATTCCGGTTCACTCATCTGTGACGCAGGCCAGTCACCTTTTACTTAGCATTAATGGTGTGTGTAAAATCCAGAAGGAAAATCATGTTTATATGGTTTGGTTGACGGCACAGGTTAAGTAGACTAGAGCTCCTGTTTTAAGATGTAGTGGTGGATGTATGCGGTTTGTCCTACGGTGGCCTTTTGTGAACCTTAAAATAGTTCTGAAGAGATCTTTAAAGAGTGTGGTTTCTGTCATAGCACCTGTCTATAGAATTTGAAATGCATAAGGCCCCTTCTTGCTGACTGTTCATGTATAAAATTCTCTGGTGCTGACTTGGCGATTGTCCGACCTTTGATCCACATTGCGGCCTCTTCGCATCAGAGGTCCAGCATTCCACAGGGCGATAGAGTGCAGAGATGTGAgggtgatggatggatgaaaggaGGGGGGTAGAGGTGGAGAAGAAAGCAAAATGCTGGCCAgagagattaaaaaagagagattAGTCTCTTGCTCCTGAAGAGGCTCCAATAAATCAGGAATTCCTTCTTAAGACGGGAGGAAGAGTGGCCGGGAAAAGCCTGTAGCCTTTTTTTCACCAGACTGTGcgttcacatacacacattactgACAATTATTATTATCCACCTTATCGTGACTGAAACACACTCCCAGATTCTTCAGAGCTCTACAGACTACAACACGCACATACTCCAACGCAAACATTTAAACGTCTCCGgctgagacagacacacaagcacataatCCCTGCTTCGTATCCGCCATACCTCAACAAATCTTCCTTAAGTAAAGAATACAACTCCTCCATGCTGTTACTTCTGCTGAAATTTCAAGCGTCGCTGTCATTTTAAGAGAGCATCCTGGGATAAACAATGGGAATAAATCAGACGTCCTGTTGGCAGAGACAGGGACACAGTCTGGTGGTGTAAATAATGGGACAGATGATTTTGTTTGCTAAAGAGAAGGTGGCATGATTTGACTTTGTTAGCTAAATCTTTTCACACAGAGGCATAAGCTCTCTTTGAAGTGCGTTACTCCGATCAGTTAATTAAGCAGATGATGTGGAACGTTTCAATGCATGGGCGTTAGAGGGGAACAAAAGGCAGCAGGATAATCAAAACTATTTGCCATTTAATAAAAGGGGCTCGCCAGCCTCCCCGGGTGTGTATTCAGCCACTGTTCTCTCTGCTAAGTGATGTATTCCATCAGCACAGCCATGTTGTGAATAGAGACACTCTATAACAGTGGCATTGATAAAGCAACTGTAGCACTTGCATAGATACTTTTACTGAGAGAAACTTCAAAAGCCAATTCCAACTCAAGCCCTTtgaccccacccccaccccctgccCACGCCTATTCATGCCCTCTGCCTTCCCCCAAAAGGGGCTGGGAAGTGGGAAAAAGGAGGGCATAATTACCCCCTCCAGGGCAACTGTAAtacccttttttgtgttttaattgcacCCCCCATCGACCCCCTCTTTGATGAACACATTGGGAGCATACCACAACCAGTTTGTAACCCGGTCTTGGAGGGAGAGAATGGGATAGggagtttgtttgtgtgtgttttcagtgtttgcaGGGGGGTGATAACTCTGTCAGGCAAAAGCAGACAACAGTGTTTGTTCAATAGTGTTATCGATTCGACTGGAATTGAAAGTggctgggggaaaaaacactttAGCGCCAATCTGGTAAACAGAGCGTGGCAGGCAAACTGCAGATAAGCACTAAGCTGTCTGGAACATGGCAAAATGATAATTattgccccccacccccaccccacccccaaaaaGTTGGCTGGGGCAAACTATTATCAGCCCAGTTAGATGGAAGTTTCATCAGTATACTGAAAAGGTGGTTGTTTTGTAACGGGCCCGTGCTGCTGTTGTGATGGCGTTGCCGGTTAATCTGGTCATCAGTATTGAGGGAATGCAGTCAGGCGGAGAGGGCTAAAGGGGTGGGGGGAGCAGGAGTCAGGGCCTGGTGTTTGGAGCCACAGCGTCTGTCCTTTTTACCAGGGGGTACCAAGAAGACCCCTGgccaaaaacaacagcagctaaCCAGCGACAGGGGCCTGTGCACTTTGATTGTTAGTCACACATATGGACCTTGTGACACAAACGTAAACTCCCCAAATGCTGCTTGTTACATTCAGGGGGTTTTATGAGAAAACTAATTCTAGAAGAAACCTCCACTCCTGTGGTGAGGTTTTACTTTCATGCTAAAGGTGTCCGATTGGCACTCTGCAGGCTTTTGGGAACTCATTACTCTTTGAGATCTGTAGATCTGATTAAATAGCAGTCGGTAATTCACACTGGCTGcttgcatatttatttatttattttttggggttgttGAAAACCTGATGAACCATTCATGTATTCATTGCAAAAGCAACAGAACCCTATATTAGACACACATTCTTCTTGTGTGTTGTGAAAATATTGAAGGCTGTCCAATTTCATCCATTCTCGGGGAACCCCTGGTGATCCAGAACAGTAGGAGATGGTAAACTGATAGGCATCGCTTTGGGGGGGAGGGTGCAAATGGTAGGTAGCTATTGCTTTAGGTTGTTGAGAGATGGGAATTACTGGGaagtgtgtgagtttgtgtgtgctgCTAGCGGCCAGCTACTGATCCAGGTTGGTGATAGATGGCTTTGGCTGAGAAGAGAGCATTAGCTGTGAGCTGCCCCTGGAGCAGTCACTCAGTCAGGGGGAAGGGAACAAAGCTGAAATACCTTTAGTGACAATTCCCTGGAGATAAACTCATAATATCTCTGAAAGAAAATCCAGGAAGGGGAAGGAGCCATGGACAGCTAAGATAAAGCTAATTTAAACTGCCTCAGAGTAAGTCTTTCTATAATAACTAAATACTGTTTGTGGGGACATTTGAAGTATGCTGAAAAAATATGTCTGTGACTGCTCTTTGACCCACGTCCAAGGGGAGAGTTTACTGAAGAGCATCATAAAGAGGGTGGAGGAGGgaagggagagatggaggggagGCAGACAGTCTGACTGTGTCTCTCTATTTGTAATGAGAGGGAGTGTGGTGGGAGACGGTTACAGGCTGTCACCAGACTCATTTTGAATGTGTCCGCCTGTCTCTCTGACCCTAATGAATGGCTTAAAACATGGGACTTTTACTCTTATCCCGCTCTGTAGTGTACTCTGGTGTGTGTCTGCTTCAGTTAAAGTGAATCTGTAATCATGCATTCTGCCTCTTTATCTGTGGGTGTTGGTCTGTAGCTCTGCACATGTCGATACTCATCTCCTGTCTTGATGGGCTAACTGACTGCTAATATTTCTCTGTAAACATCGTTCGACTCCTGTGGGACGGGGGATCAATGTGCACTCGTTTCTAACTCTCAACACGGCAGCAAGCAGCAGCTACCCCTCACGTTCATCCATATTTATGCACGTTGTCTGCAGATCATTCTTCCCCTTATTGCATTTTCCCCTCTTCATTccactccaacacacacacacatgtatccTCATTCACAAACTCTCTTCCTCCTGCTTTCTATCGCTCATTCCCAGCCCTCTCTTTCCTCAGATTTCCCTGTTGTACGCTGGCATGTAGCCGATCAATATATAATCACAGGTTTTGAGGCTTATATTTATTACTGCTCTGATGCTATAACCACGGTTATCAGTCTCCTACCACTTGCATAACCGTCCCCCTCTGCCTCCTCCCTGTAGGTTTCTCTGGGACGACTACACCGTGGAGGTGAAGCTCAATGACTACCTGGACATTGTTTGCCCCCATTACCCTCAGGGTGAGGTGCCATTGCTGGATGCTGAGCGATACGTGCTGTACATGGTGGAGCACGAGGACTATGAATCATGCAAGCCCCAATCATACGACCAGATGCGCTGGGAGTGTGGCCATCCGTTTGCTCCTCACGCCCCTGAGAAGTTCTCAGAGAAGTTCCAGCGTTTTACTCCGTTTACTCTGGGAAAGGAGTTTCGCCAAGGAGAAAGCTACTATTATATCTGTAAGTGTCAATATGGCCAAAACTATATCAATTCATCTTGAAAGGGGATTCAATgtgtgtaccaaatttcatggcaaccCATCCAATACTTAGCTTTCATCATATGGAAACCATATCATGGCAATCTAAGAATTGAGATATTTCAATCTGGAGTTAGACTTACCGACTGAGGGAATTGAGGGCAAATTTCTGCACTTTTgctatgtgtttttttactaaCTGTGATATGCTGGACCTAAGCCTAACACATTTAACTGGGGTGTCGGCTTAGTTTGCCAGGTTTATTCAACACTTACCCCGCTAGAATGTATCCACAAAGAGCAAGCAGTGTTGTCACACTGACCGTGGCTGTAATTAGATGAACTGCAGGGCAAGACACACTTCGCCTGGTCACAGATGGCTTCCTAAGCTTTGTCCATGTTCCTATCTGTTgccaagtgtttgtgtgtgggcgCATGCATGAAGGGGAATTAAGGGGCCAGCAGAGTATAAGTGCATTAGTTCGGATGTTAACACCTGTGTGGTTTCTTCCCGGCAGCCAAACCTTTGCACCACCATGGACAGGAGTGCCTTAGGCTCAGGGTAGACGTCGTGGCTGCTGATGGTGAGTTTAaaccttttttctgtctgtaaGTAGAGCCGTTCTGATAGTTGTAAGGCTATACCCAAGCAGAGTAATTGAAGGCATCCTTATTTTTCTTTAGGCTCTCAAGAAGCCCGAGTGGCTAAAGGAGGCACAGGTGGGGCTGAAGTTGGAGCTGGGGGTGGGGTTCACAACCCGTCCAACAGACTGCCTGCAGGTATGTTGACCAACCATGAGTCCTTTCTAATTATACTTCACCATAAAACAATCTAGGCACATTCCGATTTACACTTTAGGGTGTAAAAATGTGGTGCTAATATGTCTCCTTTATCTCCCATCTTCAAGCAGATGACCCAGTGGTAATCCTGCCAGACGTCCAGAAGAGTGTACGGTCAAACTCTGAAGTGACATCCCTCTCAATCCTCTCATTGCTAGTCCCATCATTACTGCTATTGTTGCACTGAGAGTAACTTGAAAGGACTGCTGTtggcagactttttttttcagggacTACAATGAAGACAGTCCGTGGGGATGAAACCACTGACTCAAAAAGACAGTTATCCGTGCCCAGTGCTGGCCACAGGGAGAGACTTTTGAAGCTTGTAAAGTACAGATGGACTCTCTTGCACTACATGTGCTGAGTAACTCCTGAGCATTTgagacaaagtgtgtgtgcttAGGCTTATTTTCCAAAAGGtgactatatattttttttttttttcatggaaaGACAAAGTTCTCcttgatttgtattttttttttttttagggctctgtctaaaaacaaaaaaaacatgaacctcTTTTGGATGACAACCCTATAAGAGAAAATATGAAGAAGTTGAAGAGGAACCTAAAGCGGCCGAAGAACAATCAAGAGCAAAGACACCAACTAAGAATTACATAATTCAAATGGGATGAATCCACATTCAATGGAAAAATACCTTACCTTTTGAGCCAAAGATCAGTCATCTCTCCAACTTGTACACTATTCCACCCTTGAGTATTGTGTACTATTTGTTGTATTGTTATCATAATGGTATTGAGTGGCAGATGTCCCAAGTGATTACTTTCTCTAAATGTAGCATTGGCAGACACGGGGGCTCTTCTCATGACTACCATTCCTTTGCGAACTCGACCATGTGCTTATATACTGTAGCACTAATACTGCACAGTACAGATACACCAACATACACTCTACAACACTCTCTCactcatacacatacatacacacacacacacacacacacacacacagaaatcatAAGACATGAAAACACACCACATTAAACTGTTATGTGTACATTCTGTGAAGATAATTTATAACATTTGCAGCTGAGATGTTTTACTGTATATACCATGTGCTCACAAAAGGAAATGTTTACTGTTGGCAATGGGgagagcttttttttctctccttctcctggTAGTTAGTGCTTGTGTGAAAGGAACAATGTGTGAGTTGTAGCGAGAGTAAGAAAAGGGAGCGATtgattgaaaaaagtgataagacaaaatgtttttctgccaAAAGCAAACACTGAGATGTTGTGTGTATCGCAGAGAGGCTGGACTTCTCCGTTTGTTGGATCTTGCCGCTGTTTTGGTTAAACTGTCTGACGTGAAGTGCTGGTATCTTTCATTATTACATGAACCAACCTTGTGTATCATGTTGCTTTCCTTCATGATTTCAACCCCAGCATATACTTCTAAACACAAAGTGAAATTATTTACACTTTCAGAATAATGATCACAGTTTTGGATGATTTGAAAATGTTATAGTTGACAAGAGACTAGACACAGCATCACCCCGAGTTGCCAAGCACATCTTCACCTGACAGGCTGGCTTGATCTACAAAGCACAACAGTGTATG
Above is a window of Etheostoma spectabile isolate EspeVRDwgs_2016 chromosome 14, UIUC_Espe_1.0, whole genome shotgun sequence DNA encoding:
- the efna1a gene encoding ephrin-A1a isoform X2 codes for the protein MDLVWIVGCVMSVCAWLASAERHSVYWNSTNPKFLWDDYTVEVKLNDYLDIVCPHYPQGEVPLLDAERYVLYMVEHEDYESCKPQSYDQMRWECGHPFAPHAPEKFSEKFQRFTPFTLGKEFRQGESYYYISKPLHHHGQECLRLRVDVVAADGSQEARVAKGGTGGAEVGAGGGVHNPSNRLPADDPVVILPDVQKSVRSNSEVTSLSILSLLVPSLLLLLH
- the efna1a gene encoding ephrin-A1a isoform X1 yields the protein MDLVWIVGCVMSVCAWLASAERHSVYWNSTNPKFLWDDYTVEVKLNDYLDIVCPHYPQGEVPLLDAERYVLYMVEHEDYESCKPQSYDQMRWECGHPFAPHAPEKFSEKFQRFTPFTLGKEFRQGESYYYISKPLHHHGQECLRLRVDVVAADGSQEARVAKGGTGGAEVGAGGGVHNPSNRLPAADDPVVILPDVQKSVRSNSEVTSLSILSLLVPSLLLLLH